aatcttccaccaaataaaccaaccaGCATCAACTACATGATGTAATCAACACTATtagcaacccacgggtaccaatctaaagttttgagacaaagattgaatacaaacgatgaattagggtttgagatgagatggtgctggtaaAGATGTTGATAAAGATTGGTCCTCCCACAATGAGAGGATCTCTCTAAACATGTGGTCATGATTATTGATTTTGGCTTCCGTTTGAGGACAAGAGAGGGCTAaccttgggggagttgatacgtccatttcgCATCATGGTTTCCTATTGACATTTATTGCAAtttggactgttatttcactttatgatACAATTCTTATTCCTTTTATCGCTTATTTTGCAAGTTTCACATGAAGAGGAAGATTGCCGGTATCTGAAATTCTAGATTAGAAAGGGCTACGTCAcagatacctattctgcacaactccaaatgaccTGACGTTTTACgaagatttattttggaatatataaaaaataccgacGAAGGAATTACCAGAGGGGGACCCACAAGGCAGCCACAAGCCTGGGGGGCGTGCCCCTCGAGCTTGTGGGGCCCCTGGCAGGACTCCAaagtccatcttctgctatatgatgccatttgacctagaaaaaaaatcaagaagaaggtttcgggatgaagcaccgccgtctcgaggcagaaTCTGGGCAGGGGCACTTTTGCTCTCCGGCGGAGTGATTCCACCGGGGAAagttccctccaggagggggaaatcgaagtcATCGACATCACCAATGATCCTGTCACATAGTTTGGGCAGTAGAACCTATACTCCAATGGCTATAGTTCAAGCTGAAATTGATTTTCTAAACAAACTTTACTTCAACTACTGTTATTTGTCAATACATTCAAAGTATTGACCTTTgtggctgcaacatatcatgttgcaagATTTTCCGTATTGAAGGAGAGGTACGAAGTAGGGTTATGACGCTATACTCAATTGCTGCCTGTGTGTGAATGGACATCACAGGAGTAGAATATTTTTCTGTCGTATGATTGTATTGTAAGTTAGCCCATGAGCTCGCAGATATGTAACATATTAAAGACTGGATCTGCTATGTCTATGTCATATGTTATTACTTGGTATTTCATCATCAACTATGCATGCCAGCAATTGATCTAGGGACTGGCACATAAAGCACAAAGATTCGGTGCCCTTCTCAGGACAAGGCCGCGACGTCGATTGTGTCAGAAATAAGAAGGGGATAACAAGCACACGCCAGCGTCCACCCATGATAGCGATGGTGACTTACCGACGTCCAACCATGGTGCCGACGGAGACTCGCCGACAGTGGAAGGGTGGCGTGTAAGAGAATATCTTCCGCCAAGTGCCGGAAGTTTTGTGACGTGTGATTCATATCCCCCGCCTCCATGAAGCTTCAtgtcatgaagaatctgctatagCTGTTTTTTTTTCGCACTCCATACGACGGTAAAAAAAGAAAGCAGTTTGAATGAATTTGCCCattctgctagagttgctctaagaTCATAACTCGATACGGCCATCGTCACGTGGACGGTCTAAGATGAGGCTACGCACCTTCCACCACATGACGCACACGATCTGAAACCGCCAAAAATAAAAAAACGCCCTTTTCGCTCTCGAGCTCTTCTTCTCTACTGCTCTCCCCCTTTTCCCCATTCCCCGCCGCTACCCGCGTCCGCGCGAGCAAACGCCGGCTCAACAGGCCTCTCCAATCAGGTACGTGCTCCTGGAAATCCCGCTCCTTTCCCCGAATCTGTGACTGCCTCTCCCGATTGGGCCCTGAATTCGCGCACCTGCGCGGCGAAGCTTCCGGAAGCTTCAGGGTTATCCGGGCGTTTTACGCGTCGGGACCGCCGGGATTCCAGAAATTGCAGTTTCGGTTGAGGCGTCGCTTTCCGCCGCTTGTTCGATTTACATTCTTGGTGTCCTCTTCGGTTTCAGTGGGCGCTGCTACGTGGGCTCGTCAAAGTTTTTGTTGCCGCGAGGGGCAGGAAGGCGCTGCTTTGGAACCCATCTTACACCTGgtggaagtggtggtggtggccggTGGACGCCATGAGCTTTGTGTTCCGGGGCAGCAGGGCCGACATCGAGGCCGGTGGCTTCCCAGGGTTTGCCGCGGAGCGCCGTTCCATGGTGAATTTCTGTTCTGTGCATTTCGTCTGAAATGATTCGGCATTTCAACCTAGAGCAGATTTGCTGTTCTAAATATCTGACCTCATTCACTTGTGTGCTTGTGTGCAGCGGATTCATGCCGGGGGGCGGCCGGTGAACAGCAATTCCTTAGCTTTTCTTGTAACTGGTAATGTGGGTGCGTTGTGTGTACAACCAGTTATCTTTAAGCTGTTAACAATTagtgtttttctttttcttggccaGTTCTTGTTTTGTTCATGGTACTGAGCTCGCACCAGATGTCTCCGAACTTTTTGGTTAGTTGTTCATGCACAGTGTGATCATGCATGTGTTATTATGCTTATGAAGCTTCATAGAGTAATTTCATAACTTTTGTCGGATTGCTCAGAACTGTCTCTTTTTGTAGCTTTGGATGGTCTTAGGTGTGTTCCTATTGGCCACCAGCCTTAGGATGTACGCTACATGCCAGCAGCTCCAAGCGCAGTCTCAAGCTCATGCTGCAGACGGCAACGGCTTCCTTGGACGCACAGAGTTGCGGGTGCATGTCCCGCCAACCATAGCCCTTGCTTCGAGAGGCCGGTTGCAAAGCCTTAGACTCCAACTTGCTCTGCTTGACCGCGAGTTTGATGATTTAGGTACACTGATAAGTTTTGTTCGCTCTGCTTGCTGTTTTACTGTTTCGTGCAAACTTAATACCATTGTTGGACATTTTGCTTGCAGATTATGATGCTCTCAGAGCGCTAGATACTGACAATAGCCCACATGCTCCTTCTATGACTGAAGAAGAAATAAATACTCTGCCTGTTTTCAGATACAAATTTCAGGCGCAGCAGAGGAGCACCCCTTCTCGAAAAAGGCAAGATTAATTATCTTTTTAAGGTGCATTATGGCCAAAGCAAACTGATTTTGAGTGCCTTCTTTCTTCAGTATGTAACCGACCAATTATAGCGCAGTTTGAGGCTTGCCTACTGAGTTCCTCTAGGAAAAATGTAACCAACAATGCATAATTGCTTGCTTGCACAGCGCGTAGCTAACTCTTTTTTTCTTTGATTCAGTAGTGATGGGCCATCTGAACCATTGGTTTCTTCTCCTGAATCCGGCAAGGAGGTAAGGAATAAATGTGTTCCTTTGATATTTCTTGTGTAAATCCATTATATATCTATTTCCATTTTGGTACAACTAGACAACTAGCAGTGTAGCCTCAGCTTGACAGTTACGCTCTTCGGAATTTCATTAGTCAGCCATGGTAGTACCATAACAATCACACAGCTAATGGCTGTGCCCTTTTTGTTTCAATTAAGCTGTATCCAAACACATGCATGGTCTGGACTGTGCCACCATGGTACGCAGTCCTTGTTTTCAGTATTTCATGTTTGCTTTTGCTGTACAGAAAAAGCAAGATGCAGATGCAACAAGCAAAATGACAGATGATGAGTTGACGTGCAGTGTTTGCTTAGAGCAAGTTGTCGCGGGTGATCTATTGAGAAGCCTGCCATGCTTGCATCGGGTAATTATCATACTGATCATCTTGCAGTTGTTTTCTTCATTTTGACAGTAGAGGACTTCAATTATTGTCATGATATGATAATGTGTAATACCTGATAACTGTAGTACTGTGATAGAGCAACTTAGTTGACATAATGTTGACCAATTTCCTATAAGCATCCTAGGAATCCAAAACTGTGTTTCATGCTAGTGCATTTTGCGCAGTTTATCCATGATTACAATGAAGCAACAAACGTGAAAGTTTTACCTCATTGCTTATAGAGATATCATATACAAATATTGTACTCCCTCTGATCTGTATTACTTGTCGCTCACTTAGTACAACTTTAGTAGTGCTATGGTTCGAAGGGAGTACATTATTTGTTCCACACTTTCACTTGTTTATTGTTTTTTTAGAACCACTTTCACTTGGTTGGGCACTCCCTTCCGTATGCATTTCTGCACGTTGTACATGCTGCTAGCCTGCTATTAATCTTGTGTCATGACAAGCCTGCAAGATTTACTCGATGCCCCATCTTGTTTTGCAGTTTCATGTGAACTGCATTGATCCATGGTTGCGCCAACAAGGAACATGCCCGATCTGCAAGCACCAGGTGAGCAACGTGTGGCATGGCGCCGGCAGCGAAATGGATGCCATGGTGTAACATGACATGAGCTTCAGTTCTTAACCTAATATTACTAGGGGGTAGTACTAACGGAAAACCCATGGAATCGGGAAGGAGCTGTTTAGTCCTGCCGAGAGTTTCTGTACACGATGTGTTCCCAGTTCCTTCCTCTTGtgatgtttatgcatccaaaggTTGTTGCTATTTTCTTGTTGAGTTTTATTTACGCTGCCGGTCAAGATCTTGTACAATGCAGGGTGCGTAGAAAGGTGTTTGTCAAAATAAACTAGACCAGAGTGTGTCCAACAGCCTGAGGACTGTTCCTCATTTCATCCCCACATAGTGGACAACCGTTGGGATGAAATGAGGTTGTGTGCTATGTGGGCCCAACAGCCTGGCCCCATTCTTGTATATATCCCTTACACACTCTAACTCCACTACCCCTCCTCGCCGCCGGGTAACCACAGAAAACCTATCAGCTGTCACCCCTTGCAATGGGCCGCACCAAGGGGGAGGATGTTTGGGCCGAGCGGTGTGCGAGGTCACGGGCACGGGATCCGACAGTATGTGCCAGTTCTTTTGGGCAATTCCCTCAGAGTTGACCCCTCTTAAGCTTCTTCCAGAATTGCCACTCCATTTTTTTTACAATTCCTAGTTAGTTAAGGTCTAATTAGCTAGGAATTGTAAAAAAAAATATGGAGTGGCAATTTTGGAAGAAGCTGGGAAGGGGGTCAATTCTGAAAGAATTgtccaaaagaactggccctataTCTGACTCCTGACGCCACCGGGACAACTCGTCACCGTGCACGCATCCGTGATTGCCCCTCCCCTATCATGTCATTGTCCTCCTTGTGGACATCCTCCTCCCGTGTTGTGTTGATGTCCCAGGAGAGTGGGGGCTCCAACGACAATGTCAACAGGGAGGATGTCGAGACAGAGCTTTCGGAGGATTTGTGGTGATCGGTGTACGACCGGGGGCCATCGCGCGATGTCAGCACTTGTCCTTGCGCGGGATGACATCCTTGTCGCAGTGGACGTGCTCCTCACGCTAGGCGGTGCCGTCGTCGAAGGTCCTCCAGAATGAGAAGCTCCTAGTTCAATGGGTGCTCGGCCGTGTtagaagggagaaggagagaTTGGTGGAATAAtcgttgtattgcttgagcctcgtaggcatatatataggagta
The Triticum urartu cultivar G1812 unplaced genomic scaffold, Tu2.1 TuUngrouped_contig_4459, whole genome shotgun sequence genome window above contains:
- the LOC125527856 gene encoding E3 ubiquitin-protein ligase SDIR1 isoform X1; its protein translation is MSFVFRGSRADIEAGGFPGFAAERRSMRIHAGGRPVNSNSLAFLVTVLVLFMVLSSHQMSPNFLLWMVLGVFLLATSLRMYATCQQLQAQSQAHAADGNGFLGRTELRVHVPPTIALASRGRLQSLRLQLALLDREFDDLDYDALRALDTDNSPHAPSMTEEEINTLPVFRYKFQAQQRSTPSRKSSDGPSEPLVSSPESGKEKKQDADATSKMTDDELTCSVCLEQVVAGDLLRSLPCLHRFHVNCIDPWLRQQGTCPICKHQVSNVWHGAGSEMDAMV
- the LOC125527856 gene encoding E3 ubiquitin-protein ligase SDIR1 isoform X2 — translated: MSFVFRGSRADIEAGGFPGFAAERRSMRIHAGGRPVNSNSLAFLVTVLVLFMVLSSHQMSPNFLLWMVLGVFLLATSLRMYATCQQLQAQSQAHAADGNGFLGRTELRVHVPPTIALASRGRLQSLRLQLALLDREFDDLDYDALRALDTDNSPHAPSMTEEEINTLPVFRYKFQAQQRSTPSRKSDGPSEPLVSSPESGKEKKQDADATSKMTDDELTCSVCLEQVVAGDLLRSLPCLHRFHVNCIDPWLRQQGTCPICKHQVSNVWHGAGSEMDAMV